The DNA region actcccgcaatacgggaccaagaatagcacTCCTGCTCGATTAACTGTATCAccagtagaaaaaaatcattagcaACAAAAAATGATACGAGTTTTGAAGAATTTGTTGGAGAAATATCTGACTGGGAAGATGAAGGTTGGGACGATTGTTCtctttatgatgatgaaagtggaaacaaaatttaattgttgaccaaaaaaattatatagtttttCAAAGTGAAGAgcttaaattatcattattattcttaaaaaaGGGTTACaagttttaacttttaaagTTCAAAGTACACCAAAAATtgatcatataaaatttaaaaacatatctAGTTTTTAGTTggatttgtcattttttttttctttgagaaaattgcttttttttttgttttttgtttttcatttctaCTTTGATctttatatttctttataaGGACAAATTGCAAGTGCAAAATATTGACAAActaatgtcaaaataaaaatgaacagCTTTATTAGttcatgatataaaaaaatacaaaaaacgttaaaatatggtatatttcaaaatttctattattccaagtgaaaatattattagtcgTAATTTTTCTTCCATTCATTGTTACTAATAAATGTAGTATGGAATCTACAGGtcttgttgatattattatttccaatcattattatttttaatatttatttttattttcaatatgtattattaaatttttttttttcaactcgaGTTTTATATGGGTtactcaaatattattttttttttgtttataacaatttatttatttatattaattttattgtttatattattaataattaattatattaaacattGAAATAAGTCTCTGATTTTGGACCTATCATAAAGCTTAAAATTTTGCGCATTCGCGTCGATGCCCCACCCCCGTTTTAAACTGATATCTAACCGTTAATAACAGTTATTAaccgtcaaaaaaataaataaccggCTAATTAACAGCTCTACATTACaatcatcaaatgaaaattcaatttagcGGGTAAAGAAAAAACGCTACAGATAGCGTAGAAATAAACCGATTTATCATCTAAATACAATATGGCGGGCGATACCTATACTTACTAGACTCAGTCTAGGGTCCCTTGTGGAAAATAAGCCCACATAAAAATACACGTAGTGCTATACCTCTGTcgatattgaaaatatcattGTCATAAAATCCGCATTTTCCCCTCCTTTCACTCAAACTCAAAAAGCGGTCTCTGCACATGAGAAAAATCTTCAGCTAGGGAAAAAAATAAGCCCACATAAAAATACACGTAGTGCTATCCCCCTGGTCTTTAGATAGAGTGAAACCGACAGAAAAAAGTACGTTCaaaaaatcactcggaagcCCGGAAGTGCAAGAttgtgatcatagaaaatttttgatattttgttgtggtagacatgattttttttcatgaatttttataagcacttatcaataaaatattattgtttaattattgataataattataaaaatactttttgcaACTGTAATAGGTAACAAAAACAAATGGCATATGCAATATGACTGTTTTTAATGTTCACAATATTTACCGTAACCTCTAGTAACTTTTCAGTTTATTTTATCCCTATATTTTTTCGTCTACTGCGCCGCTTCCGGGCctccgagtgatttttggaacgtacccAAGATCATGAGAAACCTTATGTACATGCGCGAATATTGAAGCACACAAAGGCAAATTATATATCTGTGAACAGCTTCATTCCCCCACTCACAATTCTTGTACCATATATGTAATACTACATATATGTCTTGTAGACACTGATATACAATTTGCCTTTGAATGTTTCAATATTCGCGCATGTGCATTAGATTTCTCATGATCTTATTCTGCCGGTTTCATTCTAGTTGCATAAAGgcatgtggccactagcatagtttttcgaacaagttctatgccatagtccatttattaccagaaacaACTGACTTTTTCAGTGATAACTGGGAATAATCTAGAtgtttctggtaataaatggactatggcatagaacttgttcgaaaaactatgctagtggccacacgcCTTAACACTTGaataaaaagtcaaaaattCTATCTtaagttttattataattattacataaaaaaaagagcgACAAAATAACACTCAATTTTTGTCTTATCACTTCATCATAAAGTAGTTTTGCACAATATTCTCTGTACTTCTTCGACAACTGTCTAACTAGGTTAGAGTGGGTATGATCATACAGTTGACCTTGCCAATGTTAATTTCGGGGATAAGCTAACACATATGAACATTAAGCGTCCGTGAAGCGGTgtctccacgctatagaaatgCTTGCAAGATCTATCATCACTAGATAATTACTAGAATTTTGGTGGAAATCAGCTTTGCAAGACTATCACAGCCAATAGGGGCAAGTTTTGTAGTCCATAGTTAAGTCAACCTGGTATAGTATAGTATAGGGAAGCAAAACGTTAGACTATACCAAAAAATTGTAACTGTGGATTACAAAACCGGCCCTAGAACatgtttcattttttcgtGCAAGAACTTGCATGAGATTTCTATATCGTGGAGACACCGCTTATCACAGCCAATGGAacatgttccattttttcgtgCAAGAACTTGCATAAAGCGGTgtctccacgctatagaaatcTCATGAAAGCTCTTGCAGCAAGATCAAGCAAGATCTTGCacgaaaaaaatggaacatgtCCCATTGGCTGCGATAGTCTTGCAAGGCTTTTAAAGGCTGATTTCCACCAAAATTCTAGTAATTATCTAGTGATGAAAGATCTTGCAAGcatttctatagcgtggagacACCGCTTAAGTAAGCTCAACTGTACCAAATTACCCACTCTAACCTAGGTTTGTGGAAAGCGAACTCTAGTGGCCATAAGAGCCAATATACCCCAAAAGCCAAAAGACGttgactttaaaaattaatccaaGACATTATTCTTACGTAGAATATTTTCTGACGGtcttcttgatattttttactattgaaacttgaaataattgcGCAtcgatttatataatttagaaaagTCCTATCTAGTATTTTGGACAATTAACCCTTAACGTTAAAACTTTTTACCTATCATAAACGgagaatcattattttttttttactaaattcggaataaaaaaaaaaactgctcttaccaatttattgaaattaggGTTACCATATCTCGAAAAAGCCAAATCAGGACATTTTCCTCCCACTCCAAAATTTTACCCCTTCCacctataaatttatgtttcaagtagataatcataacaattcatttattttgattatatgttatttattcatttgttttcttttaattattcaataattattcatcaaaattacacaaacgatagaaaaattttttacagtagttaatttctttgtctaaattaattcatcaaaaattaattagtaagCGAAATCCTTTCGTTAggcttttttgttttagcttttaagttgttaaattaataattatttaaacaaactgAAAGCTATGAgaaaaatggctaaggaaggaagttgcttaccaattaatttttgaagaattaatttggctaaagaaaataattagcgagctacatccttttcttagcaactTGAcaatatagcttttttttattcaaacaaattgaaagctataggaaaaatggctaagaaatagatgttgcttaccaattaattgtcaatagccttttatctatttaaacaaccctggtggaaaaaatctctccggatttcgacgtaattgagacttccaGAGATATTTACAgagtaatctccagactattttcataatatctccggattttttccggaattttcgCTTAaacaaaaccaacaaaaaaaaatagaaaaatcaataaaagaaccagaaataagagtttacatacGAAATATAAAAACCGAATTTTCTTCcaagaaaatccggagaaaatccgaaTAAATTCCGGATTAATATCTCCGGTAGTCTCAATTGTGAATTGCGTagaaaattcggagaaatccggaaaaaatccggataaattatttctaccagggaaattgaaagctatagaaaaaatggctaaggaaaggatgttgcttaccaattaatttttgaagaatcaatttagctaaaaaaattaactggcAAGCCACATCCTTTCTTTAGCCATTTgttaatagctttttatttatttaaacaaattataagcTGTAGGAAAAATGGCTAAGGGAAGGATGTGGCTtacttattcattttaaaaaaattaatttagctaaAGAAATTAAGTGGCAAgccacaaaatttacaaaaataaaagaagggtTGCCTACGCTATAGAAATTTTGCATCGGGTCCTCTATACTCGATAGGACGAGGTACATATTCTGCAcgccattttaatttcaataattagagGTATTCAAGAGTCTATCATAGTTAGCGTAAATGATAAattctatattatatttataaaaaaaaaaaattataataaaaaaaaaatttttaaaattgtgaaCAAGTCTCAAAAATCAGGACATTTGACAAATCAGGACCGTATCAGGACAAGCCAATCAAAATCAGGACATGTCCTGCTAAATCAGGACGCATGGTAACCCTAGTCATACCCATACCTATCCAAACATTTTgatatacgaaaaaaatcaattatttttcattttttatcgttACATAGCAACCAAACGAGCAGCGTCGAGCGTACATTGTCGATGCCTTTACCTGGTGTACGCAGTTGCCATTATTGGCTGTCATCGCTTTACCAAAAGCATACGGTGATTGGTTAAATTTAGTAGTCACCCAGTATATTATGTCACTAGGGacagtgggaataatgtgtgaatttccaaaagcGCACTAAATACCTCTACTAcataatagtatatttcgttacaagtgcccaggCAGAGAGTGTGCTCACAACGAATTTAGAGGGGCAggcacgagccttggcgagtgtttcccttccaaatgagttgtgagcgggctctctgattgggcacatgtatCGAACTTTTCCACACTTTCCGGTTAACTTTAGCTTTATCAAGTAAATTAGTGAAAAAATAACTCATCAAAAATGTTCAAACTCACAGTATagattcaatttatataccaTACTCGACTCAACaatgtatttttcttaaaGATTATTCACATTCCATAAAGAAAAACACAGtaaacacaaaatataaaagtatcgCTACTGTAACTAAAGCAATTAATCCAGTTGCTAAAGATTGTTTTAGAACCTACACAAAGATATTTATTctgacaaaaaaacaaaaaaaaaatactcattttttaaattttttgtttatcttgaTTATTTCCACTATTTCTActacaaacatcatcggtagacgaaaaaaaaattatacaagagGATCTCCGTTGTATAAGAACACCAACACCGTTTGAAGAATCATTTTAAGGAccttttttctacttttagaaggcatcaaataaaaaaatcagttcATTGCTTTTtcgtttataaatttgaagacgaaataaaaaaaccagagACGAAacgattcaaaaaaaaaaactttgatgtCACCTCGACGATTTCCGTATATTTTTGAGTCTTTGATCTGAAAAGTGAGTCATATCTTAGCTCAATCATTTACTGCATTTGGTTACGTTTTCCAGTTATGTTGATGAGTACGTGAAGATGCTTGGCTTCCCTGACCTTGACTAGCCTGTGAGGGTATCATGTCAAGAAGATATTGACGTTGAAGATCAGCTGCCTGGCGTTGCAATTCAACGAGACCTTTGCCTCCAGTAGCTTGTGCCATTGCTAACTGATAAGGATAGAGAATCGGATTAAACGGCATCATGTGAGCAGGAAGTGGTTGATGACCTGACAATCCCTGTACCTGGTTTTTCGttaattctataaaaaaaatttacgcaTCATTATTAGTGCTTGAATAATCGTAACAGCAATGTCATTTTGTGAATATTAGTTAGCTAAAATATTCGTATACGATATCTTATTCTGTCGAAATACCTctcattatttgttgttgaagaGCAGCGGCAGTTGCAACATGATGTGGTGAAAATTTGCCACTTTCCGTAAGCTTTATAAGAGGATGTTCTTGATGTTTGGTGGTTGGAGGTGTTTGGATAGGTGAGGGTGCTTGCACAGGTGCTGGTGGTGTTGCCACTCGTCTCGTTGGTGTAACTGGTTTTGGTATAGGCTTTGGAGTCGGAGGATCTGGACTTGGGCTTGTTTGAGCTAATTTTTGTTCCATTTCGTGCTCTTGCTGAAGGGCTTTGACAAATGCAGTTTTCAATCTAAAagaaaaggagaaaaaaaattttttttaaattgtttctgGGTCactttttatcttttgttttttaattatcgaaCCTATTTGTATGCTCAGCTTTTAGTGCTTTTTTGACGTTTGTTGTGACACAGTGTTCACATATGACTCGCGGATCACGGCCTGCAGGAGGTCGTAAAAATGTCGCATGCTGACCTCGTGGACCATCTTTTTTTCCACTTGTAGCTGGTTTTTCCCATTTCCATACTGGTGTGAAATCTGTTTTACACTGTGTACACTCAAAAGGTTCTGGTGGTGGGGGAATCGCAGGTTCCTTGGTAATAAAATCAACGACATGTTCGAGACCGACGAGATAGATGAATTCAGTGTTCGATGGATTCGGTACAAAATGCATCTCTGGTGGCGGTGGTTTTGGAGGCGGTATTTGGAGCAAAGTCTTTTCAAGTTGTTTTCTAAGTGCTAACTTTGCAGCTGCCTGGCGTTGAGCGGGTGTTTGATTATCTTCTCTCGACCGTTcctatattaaaacaaaaaaaaatcaaatactaaaatatttataattaactttaaatacttttaaataagtgtgtcattattgatttaaaataacgtaataaaaagttttttgttcCTTTGAATGTTCATATACCTGTTCAGGTATTGTAGGAGTACTTATTGATGGTgtagttttattttcttgtgcCAAAAGTAGCTGCTTCCCAATTTTAAAACGAAACAAATTTTCTTATATGAATTGTCATTATGATATTAATGTTGATTATAAACATCAAAAAGAAGTTTGTAAtatatggtaaaaataaaataaaaagttgataaatatttacctGATGACTAGGAACTGGAGTTGGATCTTTCGTAGATCTTTCGGTTCTGTCTGCTGGAGCATGGTAGCTTGATACATTTGCAGAAACATTTGTCGATCGATTGCGAGGATGAGGGGGCTGTGGAATAACCATGTTGGGTGATATTCCGGTGCTCGATCTTCCTGTATTCGGTAACAAGAGCATACCTGGAGGTGGTCCATGAAGACTGGTGCTGTTACGACTTGGTGCTGGTTGACCGCGCAGTAATGGTGGGAGTGCTTTGTTCGTTCtattattagaaataaataaaaatatacaattaatatgtaaatttattttttttaaaaacattttcaaattataacacatttataatttaaaattagataGGGGTGGAAAAATGTTTACTGATAGAgctttcaaattaaaaatgataattttaatgaacacTATTATTGTACCTGTTGTGGGGTGTTTGCGGTTGTACTGTGATTGGTGGAAGTTTACTCGTAACTTTTGGAATAGCAGCGATATTTTCTTTGAGTTGCTGTGACTGCTTTAACTTCTTAAGCAAAACTAATTTCATTTCTTCAGATCTTAATTCTTCTTTCAGTTTTCTAAGAGTTCTTTCTCTTTCAGCTAATTCAATAGAGGACAACTCTTTGATAGGTAAAAGTGGTGGTAATTCACCCTCGTCACTATCCGAGACGTTACCGTTAACATGGCCATTTAATCGCGGCTCATCAGGACTTTCTGCATAGCTACGTTCTGTTCTTGGTCGCAAATTTCGTCTCGTTCTTTTTTCGTCGCCTGATTTTGCAGGTAAAATTCCTCGAGCTGCATTCTGTATATTTCTTGTTTCTGTTACATTATTGTCCACATGTGGTGATAGAAAATGAATACCAAGATCTAGCGCTGTGTCTGTATcattacttgataaatttacagATACTGAAAGTGAATCACGTCGGACActgctaaaaaatatattttaactcgTTATAATAAGTCATCTGTGTTTGACGGTaactgttaaaaataaataatccataaAAGTCAATAAACGacttattacaataataataaaaataatcataataataattattattattatcacgtctagaggttaaaaaataataataaaggtaAATTATTGATAGCACAACATCGTGCTTTTCATAATCTGTGTATTATGGAGTTTCCATAATTTATGATATGATTTTCACTTATTTCATATTGTCTTAGATGTTTTATATGCAAAATCACGTCAAATTCAACGTCTATGTAAAATAACGTATGTAAAATTCCATAAAACCCGCATCAATACTCGTGACAACCCAGAATAGATGCTAATAACACCACTTActcacttatttttttttactgtaattatatttactttagGTATTTCGTTGTACAACTTACTTTACGCTGAGATCAACCACTGCATCTCCATCCAAGTCCATTGATTCCATGATGACAGACTGAAATTAATGATCACATTATCATTCTCCTAataagaatttattaataaaacataaatcaCATTTGTATCACTTAATACTATAAATAAGTGTTTAATACTTCTGAAAATGAATAACATTTACATGTTAAACAATTATGATTTAAGATATAACCTCTCGTACTTTATTTGGTAAACAACCAACTCAACCGAAAAACGGACGCAACTAGACTGAAGTATGCTTACGAGTTCAGTATATTAAAATGTACATTGATTTAGCTTGTTTTATTCGATGACTAAGtacaaatattttgtaattattaagtCCATACAACTATGGTTGTACCTGCAATGGAAATGTCAACAAAAACGTTTAGTCAACAATGGTggcaaaaacaaataacaacaaaaacagcGTCTTGAGATACAGACCATGGCTTTACGAAATAACAGAATCACATCGAATTCTCATACTAATGATCAAAGTTCACTACTACAGTAATAAATAtactgaataataataaaatatactacattaatgtaaaatatcgTCTCATATAAGTAGTGGGGGCATACCTTTTCATCGCCTCGTGAAATTAACATTGACGAGCACGTTTGTAAACGGAATTGAGAAATTAGTTTGATGCTTTCGGAAGTGGCGTCTCGGCACAATGGCGATATGGCAGCTATTTAAATAAGCTTGTTGGGCTTGGGTGcatttctttaataaaaaattttttttcgttttgcaatttcgccctgtaataccggccaaaattttataggaaaaagctgtttcttgtagtggcagtactggcacatgacattattttttttggcttccaattattagatggataactgttcaatgtttatatcaaactggtAAAGATTTTGTTCAGAGTTGTGTTATTGCGGGTCCCGCAATAACGATTCGCCGACAAGAAATGTTTGTCgcgatagaaaaatatgaaggcgcttgttgttgctttcatgtgAAGCTGCCATAGTCGTatgcaaatgcaaaaataaagtagaatttacatgaaagcaacaacaagcgccttcatatttttctatcgcgactaacatttcttgtcggcgaatcgttattgcgggacccgcaataactcccgcaatacgggaccaagaatagcacccctgaaatagatagaaaattgacttgttgtgattgtttgttattgtcacatagctcgtaccacacattaggtgtgttcgttcacttttcacaccgagcgtatgcacggagcgtaGAGCTGTGAGTCGGTTAATAACCGCGGTTATTAACCGGTTATTAACCGGTTAATAACAGgcggttaaaaattttttggtttttaaccAAAAAAGGGAGGAGCCTGCGCACAAAAAGCTGCGCGTACTTTATACTGCGtacgtattatttattaattttcaacgataaaaatattaatttattataaataatattaacattaaatattatttatttgatgtcaaaaaaatatgaataattaaattatgttaacAAAAATTCAATCGTAGTGTcaactgaaaaatttatgaataaaaaaacacagtgAAAAAGGTAAACATCAtaacaacttttatttttattgttattaatatttttttaaacatttttctaaaaaataagtattattagtgataaatttcaaataattatataataattaatattataatttgcaGTTGATGGGTATGTCATATTCAATCCAGAGAGACTTGATTATTGTAAAGAGGAAAAGTGAGGTTAAACCCAGAGTTGACAGCCTacgtttttgttgttgatatgtCATATatgtaagtaaaaaaagtaattaaatttagtcCAAAGAGATTTAATAACAgtccatatattttataaatactaattttaACAATGGGTCGTTCTGAATCTGAGGTTTGGAAACATTTTAATGTTGTTGCAAATCCTGAATGCAAATACAAGACAGgaagttttaaatattgtggaaaaaaatatgttccAAATGCTGGTAGAATGATGAAGCATCTTGCTCAAGAATGTCAAAattgtgatgatgaaatttaaacaaattttatggaaataattgtgcaaaaaaaataaacttgatgtCAGACAATCATCTGAGCAAGTTGTAGCACTAATTACAAAGAACAAAACAACTTAAAACAAAGGCTCAATTGACAGGTTTATTGATACTAAAATGTCCAAagaaaatcatgataaattgAATGCTTCTTGTGCACGAGCAATATATGCCAGAGctttaattaacattattgtATTCAAAAAAGGGTTACAAGTATTAAATTGTAAAGTTCAAAGTAcaccaaaaat from Aphidius gifuensis isolate YNYX2018 linkage group LG5, ASM1490517v1, whole genome shotgun sequence includes:
- the LOC122857538 gene encoding transcriptional repressor p66-beta isoform X5, producing MDINSVIMESMDLDGDAVVDLSVNSVRRDSLSVSVNLSSNDTDTALDLGIHFLSPHVDNNVTETRNIQNAARGILPAKSGDEKRTRRNLRPRTERSYAESPDEPRLNGHVNGNVSDSDEGELPPLLPIKELSSIELAERERTLRKLKEELRSEEMKLVLLKKLKQSQQLKENIAAIPKVTSKLPPITVQPQTPHNRTNKALPPLLRGQPAPSRNSTSLHGPPPGMLLLPNTGRSSTGISPNMVIPQPPHPRNRSTNVSANVSSYHAPADRTERSTKDPTPVPSHQQLLLAQENKTTPSISTPTIPEQERSREDNQTPAQRQAAAKLALRKQLEKTLLQIPPPKPPPPEMHFVPNPSNTEFIYLVGLEHVVDFITKEPAIPPPPEPFECTQCKTDFTPVWKWEKPATSGKKDGPRGQHATFLRPPAGRDPRVICEHCVTTNVKKALKAEHTNRLKTAFVKALQQEHEMEQKLAQTSPSPDPPTPKPIPKPVTPTRRVATPPAPVQAPSPIQTPPTTKHQEHPLIKLTESGKFSPHHVATAAALQQQIMRELTKNQVQGLSGHQPLPAHMMPFNPILYPYQLAMAQATGGKGLVELQRQAADLQRQYLLDMIPSQASQGQGSQASSRTHQHNWKT
- the LOC122857538 gene encoding transcriptional repressor p66-beta isoform X6 — translated: MLISRGDEKSVIMESMDLDGDAVVDLSVNSVRRDSLSVSVNLSSNDTDTALDLGIHFLSPHVDNNVTETRNIQNAARGILPAKSGDEKRTRRNLRPRTERSYAESPDEPRLNGHVNGNVSDSDEGELPPLLPIKELSSIELAERERTLRKLKEELRSEEMKLVLLKKLKQSQQLKENIAAIPKVTSKLPPITVQPQTPHNRTNKALPPLLRGQPAPSRNSTSLHGPPPGMLLLPNTGRSSTGISPNMVIPQPPHPRNRSTNVSANVSSYHAPADRTERSTKDPTPVPSHQQLLLAQENKTTPSISTPTIPEQERSREDNQTPAQRQAAAKLALRKQLEKTLLQIPPPKPPPPEMHFVPNPSNTEFIYLVGLEHVVDFITKEPAIPPPPEPFECTQCKTDFTPVWKWEKPATSGKKDGPRGQHATFLRPPAGRDPRVICEHCVTTNVKKALKAEHTNRLKTAFVKALQQEHEMEQKLAQTSPSPDPPTPKPIPKPVTPTRRVATPPAPVQAPSPIQTPPTTKHQEHPLIKLTESGKFSPHHVATAAALQQQIMRELTKNQVQGLSGHQPLPAHMMPFNPILYPYQLAMAQATGGKGLVELQRQAADLQRQYLLDMIPSQASQDQRLKNIRKSSR
- the LOC122857538 gene encoding transcriptional repressor p66-beta isoform X7, whose protein sequence is MDINSVIMESMDLDGDAVVDLSVNVRRDSLSVSVNLSSNDTDTALDLGIHFLSPHVDNNVTETRNIQNAARGILPAKSGDEKRTRRNLRPRTERSYAESPDEPRLNGHVNGNVSDSDEGELPPLLPIKELSSIELAERERTLRKLKEELRSEEMKLVLLKKLKQSQQLKENIAAIPKVTSKLPPITVQPQTPHNRTNKALPPLLRGQPAPSRNSTSLHGPPPGMLLLPNTGRSSTGISPNMVIPQPPHPRNRSTNVSANVSSYHAPADRTERSTKDPTPVPSHQQLLLAQENKTTPSISTPTIPEQERSREDNQTPAQRQAAAKLALRKQLEKTLLQIPPPKPPPPEMHFVPNPSNTEFIYLVGLEHVVDFITKEPAIPPPPEPFECTQCKTDFTPVWKWEKPATSGKKDGPRGQHATFLRPPAGRDPRVICEHCVTTNVKKALKAEHTNRLKTAFVKALQQEHEMEQKLAQTSPSPDPPTPKPIPKPVTPTRRVATPPAPVQAPSPIQTPPTTKHQEHPLIKLTESGKFSPHHVATAAALQQQIMRELTKNQVQGLSGHQPLPAHMMPFNPILYPYQLAMAQATGGKGLVELQRQAADLQRQYLLDMIPSQASQGQGSQASSRTHQHNWKT
- the LOC122857538 gene encoding transcriptional repressor p66-beta isoform X9, which produces MESMDLDGDAVVDLSVNSVRRDSLSVSVNLSSNDTDTALDLGIHFLSPHVDNNVTETRNIQNAARGILPAKSGDEKRTRRNLRPRTERSYAESPDEPRLNGHVNGNVSDSDEGELPPLLPIKELSSIELAERERTLRKLKEELRSEEMKLVLLKKLKQSQQLKENIAAIPKVTSKLPPITVQPQTPHNRTNKALPPLLRGQPAPSRNSTSLHGPPPGMLLLPNTGRSSTGISPNMVIPQPPHPRNRSTNVSANVSSYHAPADRTERSTKDPTPVPSHQQLLLAQENKTTPSISTPTIPEQERSREDNQTPAQRQAAAKLALRKQLEKTLLQIPPPKPPPPEMHFVPNPSNTEFIYLVGLEHVVDFITKEPAIPPPPEPFECTQCKTDFTPVWKWEKPATSGKKDGPRGQHATFLRPPAGRDPRVICEHCVTTNVKKALKAEHTNRLKTAFVKALQQEHEMEQKLAQTSPSPDPPTPKPIPKPVTPTRRVATPPAPVQAPSPIQTPPTTKHQEHPLIKLTESGKFSPHHVATAAALQQQIMRELTKNQVQGLSGHQPLPAHMMPFNPILYPYQLAMAQATGGKGLVELQRQAADLQRQYLLDMIPSQASQGQGSQASSRTHQHNWKT
- the LOC122857538 gene encoding transcriptional repressor p66-beta isoform X4, giving the protein MLISRGDEKSVIMESMDLDGDAVVDLSVNVRRDSLSVSVNLSSNDTDTALDLGIHFLSPHVDNNVTETRNIQNAARGILPAKSGDEKRTRRNLRPRTERSYAESPDEPRLNGHVNGNVSDSDEGELPPLLPIKELSSIELAERERTLRKLKEELRSEEMKLVLLKKLKQSQQLKENIAAIPKVTSKLPPITVQPQTPHNRTNKALPPLLRGQPAPSRNSTSLHGPPPGMLLLPNTGRSSTGISPNMVIPQPPHPRNRSTNVSANVSSYHAPADRTERSTKDPTPVPSHQLLLAQENKTTPSISTPTIPEQERSREDNQTPAQRQAAAKLALRKQLEKTLLQIPPPKPPPPEMHFVPNPSNTEFIYLVGLEHVVDFITKEPAIPPPPEPFECTQCKTDFTPVWKWEKPATSGKKDGPRGQHATFLRPPAGRDPRVICEHCVTTNVKKALKAEHTNRLKTAFVKALQQEHEMEQKLAQTSPSPDPPTPKPIPKPVTPTRRVATPPAPVQAPSPIQTPPTTKHQEHPLIKLTESGKFSPHHVATAAALQQQIMRELTKNQVQGLSGHQPLPAHMMPFNPILYPYQLAMAQATGGKGLVELQRQAADLQRQYLLDMIPSQASQGQGSQASSRTHQHNWKT
- the LOC122857538 gene encoding transcriptional repressor p66-beta isoform X10, translated to MESMDLDGDAVVDLSVNVRRDSLSVSVNLSSNDTDTALDLGIHFLSPHVDNNVTETRNIQNAARGILPAKSGDEKRTRRNLRPRTERSYAESPDEPRLNGHVNGNVSDSDEGELPPLLPIKELSSIELAERERTLRKLKEELRSEEMKLVLLKKLKQSQQLKENIAAIPKVTSKLPPITVQPQTPHNRTNKALPPLLRGQPAPSRNSTSLHGPPPGMLLLPNTGRSSTGISPNMVIPQPPHPRNRSTNVSANVSSYHAPADRTERSTKDPTPVPSHQQLLLAQENKTTPSISTPTIPEQERSREDNQTPAQRQAAAKLALRKQLEKTLLQIPPPKPPPPEMHFVPNPSNTEFIYLVGLEHVVDFITKEPAIPPPPEPFECTQCKTDFTPVWKWEKPATSGKKDGPRGQHATFLRPPAGRDPRVICEHCVTTNVKKALKAEHTNRLKTAFVKALQQEHEMEQKLAQTSPSPDPPTPKPIPKPVTPTRRVATPPAPVQAPSPIQTPPTTKHQEHPLIKLTESGKFSPHHVATAAALQQQIMRELTKNQVQGLSGHQPLPAHMMPFNPILYPYQLAMAQATGGKGLVELQRQAADLQRQYLLDMIPSQASQGQGSQASSRTHQHNWKT